One Chryseobacterium indoltheticum DNA segment encodes these proteins:
- a CDS encoding NAD(P)-dependent oxidoreductase gives MNKKVAVIGATGFVGTQVVKELANRGFEVEAIVRDASKVNETETVKAKSVDVNNVDDLAEALKGNDAVINTFNAGWTNPNLYNDFLNGSINIEKAVEKSGVKRFITVGGAGSLFIDGNQLVDGPDFPADIKPGATAARDYLNKIKENTTLDWTFFSPAIEMHPGTAGIRTGKYRTALENPVFNEEGRSVLSVEDVAVVLVDELEQNNHIRERFTAAY, from the coding sequence ATGAACAAAAAAGTAGCAGTAATCGGTGCAACCGGTTTTGTGGGAACACAAGTAGTAAAAGAACTGGCAAACAGAGGTTTTGAAGTAGAAGCAATCGTAAGAGACGCATCTAAAGTAAACGAAACTGAAACGGTAAAAGCAAAAAGTGTCGATGTAAATAATGTAGATGATTTAGCAGAGGCTTTGAAAGGAAATGATGCCGTTATCAACACATTCAATGCAGGCTGGACGAATCCTAATCTTTATAATGATTTCCTAAACGGATCAATCAATATAGAAAAAGCAGTTGAAAAATCGGGTGTAAAGAGATTTATAACGGTTGGTGGAGCAGGAAGTTTATTCATTGACGGAAATCAATTGGTTGACGGACCAGATTTTCCGGCAGATATCAAACCCGGAGCAACTGCAGCAAGAGATTATCTAAATAAAATCAAAGAAAATACAACTTTAGACTGGACTTTTTTCAGCCCCGCAATTGAAATGCATCCCGGAACAGCAGGAATCAGAACCGGAAAATACAGAACTGCTCTTGAAAATCCTGTATTCAATGAAGAAGGAAGAAGTGTACTTTCTGTAGAAGATGTTGCCGTGGTTTTGGTTGATGAATTAGAACAAAACAATCACATCCGTGAAAGGTTCACAGCAGCTTATTAA
- a CDS encoding NAD(P)H-dependent glycerol-3-phosphate dehydrogenase — MAKKKTNSDSSISKKTKNDVAVGVVGSGSFATAIVKMLVENCKTVHWCVRNEFVKGAIELRGHNPTYLTAVNFNLKNLKLTTDVNELVTACDVVVLATPSIYLSDTLDKMTCEYKDKIFVSAIKGIIPKVNDVVAHYLKEEFQIGFRNQAVIAGPCHAEEVAMERLSYLTVATVEDETSQKLVNIFNSDFIKVNSSKDILGNEYSAILKNIFAIGAGIASGLGYGDNFTAVFVSNAIREMETFLEAIYEAPRDVNESAYLGDLLVTAYSLFSRNRNLGNLIGKGYTVKSAIQSMNMVAEGYYAADSIYKTAKQKKLELPIIDTIYAILYEGKNAEKQFKKLTAKLN; from the coding sequence ATGGCGAAAAAGAAAACCAACTCAGATTCTTCTATTTCTAAAAAGACCAAAAATGACGTTGCGGTTGGCGTTGTAGGCAGCGGAAGTTTTGCAACGGCTATTGTAAAAATGCTTGTCGAAAACTGCAAGACAGTGCATTGGTGTGTAAGAAATGAGTTTGTAAAAGGAGCAATCGAACTGCGCGGTCACAACCCGACTTATCTTACAGCAGTTAATTTTAATCTTAAAAATTTAAAACTGACGACCGATGTCAACGAGTTGGTTACAGCTTGTGATGTTGTTGTTTTGGCGACTCCATCTATTTATCTTTCAGATACTTTAGATAAAATGACATGCGAATACAAAGACAAAATTTTTGTCTCAGCCATTAAAGGGATTATTCCTAAAGTGAATGATGTGGTTGCCCATTACTTGAAAGAAGAATTTCAGATAGGATTTAGAAATCAGGCAGTTATTGCCGGACCTTGTCACGCTGAAGAAGTCGCAATGGAAAGGCTTTCTTATCTTACCGTGGCCACCGTTGAAGATGAAACTTCTCAAAAACTGGTTAATATTTTCAATTCAGATTTTATTAAGGTAAATTCAAGTAAAGATATTTTAGGAAACGAATACAGTGCTATTCTGAAAAATATTTTTGCGATCGGAGCTGGTATTGCAAGCGGTTTGGGTTACGGAGATAACTTTACAGCTGTTTTTGTATCAAATGCGATTCGTGAGATGGAAACTTTTCTTGAAGCGATTTATGAAGCACCGAGAGATGTTAACGAAAGTGCTTATTTGGGAGATTTACTGGTTACAGCATATTCATTGTTTTCAAGAAACCGAAATTTAGGAAACCTTATCGGAAAAGGATACACGGTGAAATCTGCAATTCAGTCGATGAACATGGTTGCTGAAGGATATTACGCTGCAGATTCTATTTACAAGACAGCAAAACAGAAAAAACTGGAGTTACCAATTATTGATACTATTTATGCGATTTTATATGAAGGTAAAAACGCTGAAAAACAGTTTAAAAAATTAACGGCAAAATTGAATTAG
- a CDS encoding catalase family protein: MPNPLRYNKNFEKLSYEEKQLFEETKKSIADFVEYSSTISDVNYATRNAHAKTYAVLKGTFIISKDIPNDLKHVFDSDQYEITARLSNAHPKINKNRKDIPAYGFAIKIKDDSGRTISNYPLVNFPLFPVNSVSVFLKLFTSLNRFFVKKWSNLFPLLKQIYKIIPYTLNPSFLKNVWKFILNKNNFILSFDFHSVGVYRFDDKMIKIKVSPKHVQKNFGRNQSVKEAVETFCGTHDFAANVYIQFCYDLNDQPINKLNIEWKNSPFIKIGEIKIDKNSLLNPKGCENELLSFNPFDSAEIFQPVGKIQKLRDEAYKVSLQTRKKINKLLKYK; this comes from the coding sequence ATGCCAAATCCGTTAAGATATAATAAGAACTTTGAGAAGCTCAGCTATGAAGAAAAACAGCTATTTGAAGAAACTAAAAAGAGTATTGCCGATTTTGTAGAGTACTCTTCCACGATAAGTGATGTGAATTATGCTACACGAAATGCTCATGCCAAAACGTATGCTGTTTTGAAAGGTACATTTATCATCAGCAAAGATATTCCGAATGACTTAAAACATGTTTTTGACAGTGATCAATACGAGATTACCGCAAGATTGTCTAATGCACATCCGAAAATTAATAAAAACAGAAAAGATATTCCCGCTTACGGTTTTGCCATTAAAATAAAAGATGATTCCGGAAGAACGATATCCAACTATCCTTTGGTGAATTTCCCTTTGTTTCCGGTGAATTCGGTTTCTGTATTTTTGAAATTGTTTACTTCTCTTAATCGGTTTTTTGTGAAAAAATGGAGCAACTTATTTCCGCTCTTAAAGCAGATTTATAAAATAATTCCTTATACATTAAACCCATCATTTCTGAAAAACGTCTGGAAATTTATTTTAAACAAAAATAACTTCATTCTGTCATTTGATTTTCATTCTGTGGGAGTTTATCGTTTTGATGATAAAATGATTAAGATAAAAGTAAGCCCCAAACACGTGCAGAAAAATTTTGGTAGAAATCAATCTGTAAAAGAGGCTGTTGAAACTTTCTGCGGAACTCATGATTTCGCTGCAAATGTCTATATTCAATTTTGCTATGATCTGAATGACCAGCCGATCAACAAGCTTAATATCGAATGGAAAAACTCTCCTTTCATCAAAATTGGAGAAATTAAAATTGATAAGAACTCATTATTAAATCCTAAAGGCTGCGAGAATGAACTTTTGTCTTTTAATCCTTTTGATAGTGCCGAAATTTTTCAGCCAGTCGGAAAGATTCAGAAACTCAGAGATGAAGCGTATAAAGTATCGCTACAGACTAGAAAGAAGATTAATAAGCTTTTGAAATATAAATAA
- a CDS encoding GNAT family N-acetyltransferase has protein sequence MVDLQFFEPKDLPELNYELDEIQAQFSALPKQALERIEARNQNDDFFAYPITIFYDEKVAGFCVLDFGDDKLALTDNADSVLLRSLSINPEFQGNGIGKSVMIVLDHFIKEHFKDCNEIVLSVNERNDLAFQIYLKTGYIFEGKKIEGRSGPQFVMFKILD, from the coding sequence ATGGTCGACTTACAATTTTTTGAACCGAAAGATTTACCTGAATTAAATTATGAACTTGATGAAATTCAGGCGCAGTTTTCAGCTTTACCCAAACAGGCATTAGAAAGAATTGAGGCAAGAAATCAAAATGATGATTTTTTTGCCTATCCAATTACGATTTTCTATGACGAAAAGGTGGCTGGCTTCTGTGTCTTAGATTTTGGAGATGATAAATTGGCACTTACCGATAATGCTGATTCGGTTTTGCTTCGATCATTGTCTATAAATCCTGAATTTCAGGGGAATGGAATTGGTAAATCTGTGATGATTGTATTGGATCATTTTATTAAAGAACATTTTAAGGACTGCAATGAAATTGTTTTATCAGTTAATGAGAGAAATGATCTTGCTTTTCAGATTTATCTAAAAACAGGATATATTTTTGAGGGTAAAAAGATCGAAGGGAGGAGCGGTCCCCAGTTTGTAATGTTTAAAATTTTAGATTAA
- a CDS encoding FKBP-type peptidyl-prolyl cis-trans isomerase has translation MGVADLLFKKKKELAEKNLKDGQEYMFEYGKRESVVQLPSGLQYEIITEGDGPKPGPKSMVKCHYHGTTIAGKVFDSSVKRGTPASFPLNKVIKGWTEALQLMPVGSKWRLIIPPHLAYGDQQISKEIGPNSTLVFQVELLDIK, from the coding sequence ATGGGAGTAGCAGATTTGTTATTTAAGAAAAAGAAGGAATTGGCAGAAAAGAACCTGAAAGACGGTCAGGAATATATGTTTGAATACGGTAAAAGAGAAAGCGTAGTGCAGTTACCAAGCGGGTTGCAGTACGAAATCATTACTGAAGGCGATGGACCGAAACCTGGGCCGAAATCAATGGTTAAATGTCATTATCACGGAACAACAATTGCCGGAAAAGTATTCGACAGCTCTGTAAAAAGAGGAACACCTGCTTCATTTCCGTTGAATAAAGTAATCAAAGGATGGACAGAAGCACTTCAGTTGATGCCTGTAGGAAGCAAATGGAGATTGATTATTCCACCGCATTTAGCGTATGGAGATCAGCAGATCAGCAAAGAAATCGGTCCCAATTCAACATTGGTATTTCAGGTAGAATTATTAGATATTAAATAA
- a CDS encoding serine hydrolase: protein MTQKLSISIFTLFFFLGNINAQIDKNSPLFLELKKQDSLFFERGFNNCDIAYLEKSVDDNLKFYHDNGGFQDKKLFLERTKQNICSNPNQKPIRKVIESSLEVFPLYNNGELYGAIQTGEHQFFMREKNKEDVLGGQAKFTSVWTKKDGNWLMSDVLSYDHGDPNKAKIPDNLEKLLKDNHIPTLGLGIIENGKLTQIKVYGKLNDKTPASYNSLFNVASLTKPVTAMTVLRLVSLGKWDLDEPLYKYFTDPDVAKDPRHKKLTTRLVLSHQTGFANWRWANKDQKLSFDFDPGTKYQYSGEGFEYLRKAIEKKFGKSLEDLAKEMVFKPLNMNDTSYIWNDKKDADRIVIGYDKNGKPYDIVKNKTPNAADDLTTSVEDYSKFLIAVMDNKLLSSKVFEEMKSKQVETKKNKYYGLGFEIYDLGNNDISLSHTGSDKGVNTFAIVLPKTKKGLVIFTNVDDGYKIYETIINQYFGDIGKRIVEIETK from the coding sequence ATGACACAAAAGCTCAGCATCAGTATTTTTACTCTCTTCTTTTTCTTAGGAAATATAAACGCTCAAATCGATAAAAATTCACCATTATTTTTAGAATTAAAGAAACAAGATAGTCTTTTTTTTGAACGTGGTTTCAATAATTGTGACATAGCATATCTGGAAAAATCGGTTGATGATAATCTGAAATTCTACCATGATAATGGCGGTTTTCAGGATAAAAAATTATTCTTGGAAAGAACGAAACAAAATATTTGTTCCAACCCAAATCAAAAGCCGATTCGTAAAGTTATCGAAAGCAGTCTGGAAGTTTTTCCTCTGTATAATAATGGCGAATTGTATGGTGCAATACAAACGGGAGAACATCAGTTTTTTATGCGAGAAAAAAATAAAGAAGATGTTTTAGGCGGACAAGCAAAATTCACATCGGTTTGGACAAAAAAAGACGGAAACTGGTTAATGAGTGATGTTTTGAGCTACGATCATGGCGATCCTAATAAAGCAAAAATTCCAGATAATTTGGAAAAGCTATTGAAAGATAATCATATCCCTACTTTAGGATTGGGAATTATTGAAAATGGAAAATTAACACAAATAAAAGTTTACGGAAAATTAAATGATAAAACTCCGGCATCTTACAATTCACTTTTTAATGTGGCATCTTTAACTAAACCTGTAACTGCAATGACGGTTTTACGTTTAGTAAGTCTCGGAAAATGGGATCTTGATGAGCCGCTTTACAAATATTTTACAGATCCTGATGTTGCAAAAGACCCTCGACACAAAAAATTAACAACAAGATTGGTTTTAAGCCATCAGACCGGCTTTGCAAATTGGAGGTGGGCGAATAAAGATCAAAAGCTAAGTTTTGATTTTGATCCCGGAACAAAATATCAGTATTCCGGTGAAGGTTTTGAATATCTGCGAAAAGCAATTGAAAAAAAATTCGGTAAAAGTCTGGAAGATTTAGCTAAGGAGATGGTTTTTAAACCATTAAATATGAACGATACAAGTTATATCTGGAACGATAAAAAAGATGCTGACAGAATTGTAATCGGGTATGACAAAAACGGAAAACCCTACGATATTGTAAAAAATAAAACTCCCAATGCGGCGGATGATTTGACGACTTCTGTGGAAGATTACAGTAAATTTTTGATTGCGGTAATGGATAATAAATTGCTTTCATCTAAAGTTTTTGAAGAGATGAAAAGCAAGCAGGTAGAAACTAAAAAAAACAAATATTACGGGCTCGGTTTTGAAATTTATGATTTGGGGAATAATGATATTTCACTTTCGCACACCGGTTCTGATAAAGGAGTAAACACATTTGCGATCGTTCTACCAAAGACGAAAAAAGGTCTCGTAATTTTTACAAATGTTGATGACGGCTATAAAATTTATGAAACAATCATCAATCAATACTTTGGCGATATCGGAAAAAGAATTGTTGAGATTGAAACCAAATAA
- a CDS encoding Rrf2 family transcriptional regulator produces the protein MNNTRFATAIHIMTLLSKFPKDWITSDWLAGSINVNPVIVRKEIGVLKKAGLIISRKGKEGGSQLAKNASEISISEIYSAVKNSDVLGKKNNDPNPACPVGKNINTHLGQLFTETDLLVCQFLGDKTLKEFTEHFD, from the coding sequence ATGAATAATACAAGATTTGCTACGGCAATACATATCATGACGCTGTTGTCAAAATTCCCTAAGGATTGGATCACTTCTGATTGGCTTGCGGGCAGCATCAATGTAAATCCTGTAATTGTTCGTAAAGAAATTGGTGTTTTAAAAAAAGCAGGATTAATTATCAGTCGAAAAGGCAAAGAAGGAGGAAGCCAGTTAGCGAAAAATGCTTCCGAGATCAGTATTTCTGAGATTTATTCAGCGGTAAAAAACTCTGATGTTTTAGGTAAAAAAAATAACGATCCCAATCCGGCTTGTCCTGTCGGTAAAAATATAAACACCCATTTGGGGCAGCTTTTTACAGAAACAGATCTGTTGGTTTGTCAGTTTTTGGGAGATAAAACATTAAAAGAATTTACAGAACATTTCGATTAA
- a CDS encoding M23 family metallopeptidase, whose protein sequence is MKKFLGSKKKVTVLIGGLSLVVFAQSIFIAKLFSEKDDKNYEVNLVKINTEKDSVDYLKMKTDLGLVDQTVSQLNSFLKSKDIKNEKLMVLDNDSISNSIYLAKQSNRYSQYLMDLQKKLMQIPLGMPTEGYISSNFGIRKNPIPFKTVYASVKPATSAPGAVAATPKPEVKAEPIEKIIEVTDSYGNKREIKVMVTPKTASAAAPSHTATKNVAVSKAPTEKNNPPAEADQMQFHKGLDIAVPFGSDVVATAAGTVIFSGQKGGYGNCVIVSHGNGLATLYGHLSKLVAKTNEKIKVGQVIAKSGNSGRSTGPHLHYEVHKNNAPVNPKLFMNL, encoded by the coding sequence ATGAAGAAATTTTTAGGCAGCAAAAAGAAAGTAACAGTTCTTATCGGAGGACTTTCACTGGTAGTTTTTGCACAAAGTATTTTCATTGCCAAATTGTTTTCGGAGAAAGATGACAAAAACTATGAAGTAAATTTGGTGAAGATAAATACAGAAAAAGACAGCGTTGATTATCTTAAAATGAAAACAGATCTTGGTTTGGTAGATCAAACGGTATCTCAACTGAATTCTTTTTTAAAATCAAAAGATATTAAGAACGAAAAATTGATGGTTCTTGATAACGACAGTATTTCAAACTCGATTTATCTGGCAAAACAATCAAACAGATACAGCCAATATCTCATGGATTTGCAGAAAAAACTGATGCAGATACCTTTAGGAATGCCGACGGAAGGCTATATTTCATCAAACTTCGGGATCCGAAAAAACCCAATTCCTTTTAAGACCGTTTATGCATCTGTAAAACCTGCAACCTCTGCTCCAGGCGCCGTCGCAGCAACTCCCAAACCGGAAGTAAAAGCAGAACCGATAGAAAAAATTATAGAAGTAACCGACAGCTACGGAAATAAGAGAGAAATAAAAGTCATGGTGACACCAAAGACAGCAAGTGCAGCTGCTCCTTCTCATACAGCGACTAAAAATGTAGCGGTATCTAAAGCTCCAACAGAAAAAAATAATCCTCCTGCAGAAGCTGATCAAATGCAGTTTCACAAAGGTTTAGACATTGCCGTTCCTTTCGGATCTGACGTTGTCGCAACAGCAGCCGGAACTGTAATTTTCTCCGGACAGAAAGGCGGCTATGGAAATTGCGTCATCGTGTCTCACGGAAATGGATTGGCAACACTTTACGGTCATCTTTCAAAATTGGTTGCAAAAACCAATGAAAAAATAAAAGTTGGGCAAGTGATTGCAAAATCAGGAAATTCCGGGCGTTCTACAGGGCCGCATTTGCACTATGAAGTACACAAAAACAATGCTCCGGTGAATCCGAAGTTGTTTATGAATTTGTAA
- a CDS encoding helix-turn-helix domain-containing protein produces the protein MSELKKIREKRNLTQEELAEKSGISVRTIQRIEAGTTPKGYTLKTLAESLEVSENDLLTSETIKEEIVIDEVIDTTEENHSLFNSGLIKIINLSSLPFAWLPIANFLLPLLIMFFTKEKSPIVKQIISLQIFLAIISPIIFMLIALLKLGSVSVMITMIVLVLTNVYIILRNAYEIDKKKSLRYKLNFSFI, from the coding sequence ATGTCTGAATTAAAAAAAATCCGTGAAAAGAGAAACCTTACTCAAGAAGAATTAGCCGAAAAGTCGGGGATTTCGGTAAGAACCATTCAACGAATTGAAGCTGGAACTACTCCAAAAGGGTATACATTAAAAACTTTGGCAGAAAGTCTTGAAGTTTCTGAGAATGATTTATTGACTTCTGAGACGATAAAGGAAGAAATTGTAATTGATGAAGTAATCGACACGACAGAAGAAAATCACTCTCTTTTTAATTCTGGTTTAATCAAAATAATTAATCTTTCTTCACTTCCGTTTGCATGGCTGCCGATTGCTAATTTTTTGCTGCCATTATTGATTATGTTTTTCACAAAAGAGAAGTCTCCAATTGTAAAACAAATAATTTCTCTTCAAATATTTTTAGCCATTATTTCGCCGATTATTTTTATGTTGATTGCCTTATTAAAATTAGGTTCAGTATCTGTTATGATCACGATGATTGTCTTAGTATTGACAAATGTTTACATTATTTTGAGAAATGCTTATGAAATCGATAAGAAGAAAAGCCTTCGTTATAAACTGAATTTCAGTTTTATATAA
- a CDS encoding DUF1684 domain-containing protein: MKKIILLLFAVIPLLMFSQKMKTNNSLRNNSTEIKEIKKFQSDLNKEYLNKKETPLRGDNFENFKAHPFFPIDLKYRVTAGFVKNENPEPFDLPTSSGKSKSYQEFGKAHFTIDGKSYTLTIYQSLDLMKMEKYKDYLFLPFRDETSQKETYGGGKYMDLKIPKGNTIVLDFNQSYQPFCAYNAYDYNCPIVPEENKLLVEIRAGVMYNDIYHH; the protein is encoded by the coding sequence ATGAAGAAAATTATATTGCTCTTGTTCGCTGTTATTCCTCTTTTAATGTTTTCTCAGAAAATGAAAACAAACAATTCTTTGAGAAACAATTCAACGGAAATTAAAGAAATCAAAAAGTTTCAATCAGATTTAAATAAAGAATACCTCAACAAAAAAGAAACGCCATTGCGAGGCGATAATTTTGAAAACTTCAAAGCACATCCTTTCTTTCCGATTGATTTGAAATACCGTGTAACTGCCGGTTTTGTTAAAAATGAAAATCCTGAACCCTTCGATCTGCCGACTTCTTCAGGAAAATCAAAATCATATCAGGAATTTGGAAAAGCCCACTTTACAATTGACGGAAAATCTTATACTTTGACCATTTATCAAAGTTTAGATCTGATGAAAATGGAAAAATATAAAGATTATCTTTTCTTACCTTTCCGTGACGAAACCAGTCAGAAAGAAACTTATGGCGGCGGTAAATATATGGATTTAAAGATTCCGAAAGGAAATACGATTGTCCTAGATTTCAACCAATCTTATCAGCCATTTTGCGCATACAACGCTTATGATTACAATTGTCCGATCGTTCCCGAAGAAAATAAACTGCTTGTAGAGATAAGAGCGGGAGTAATGTATAACGATATTTATCACCACTAA
- a CDS encoding glucose 1-dehydrogenase codes for MEVSLKNQVAIITGASSGIGTGIAKSIASAGATVIINHSSEKSKDEAQKVLDEIQKNGGNGMVYLCDVSKEDQVIKMFADVILEYGTVDILVNNAGIQKDAKFIDMTLEDWDTVMGVNLRGQFLCSREAIKEFLRRGIDTKRSVACGKIIHISSVHEIIPWAGHANYAASKGAIKMLMQTLAQEHGADKIRVNSICPGAIQTPINKDAWETPEAMNDLMKLIPYNRIGQPEDVGNLAAFLASDLADYISGTSIFIDGGMTSLESFSNGG; via the coding sequence ATGGAAGTTTCATTAAAAAATCAGGTTGCCATCATCACAGGCGCTTCAAGCGGAATCGGAACCGGAATTGCAAAATCTATCGCTTCGGCCGGAGCTACAGTAATTATCAATCATTCATCTGAAAAATCTAAAGATGAGGCTCAAAAAGTTTTAGACGAGATTCAAAAAAACGGCGGAAACGGAATGGTTTATCTTTGTGATGTTTCTAAAGAAGATCAGGTGATAAAGATGTTTGCAGACGTAATTTTAGAATACGGAACCGTTGATATTCTGGTTAATAATGCCGGCATTCAAAAAGATGCTAAATTTATCGATATGACTTTGGAAGATTGGGACACCGTAATGGGCGTGAATCTTAGAGGCCAGTTTTTATGTTCCAGAGAAGCTATTAAAGAATTTCTTCGCCGTGGAATAGATACAAAACGTTCAGTTGCCTGCGGCAAAATCATCCACATCAGTTCGGTACATGAAATTATTCCTTGGGCAGGCCATGCAAATTATGCAGCAAGTAAAGGTGCTATAAAAATGTTGATGCAAACTTTGGCTCAGGAGCATGGTGCGGATAAAATCCGGGTAAATTCAATTTGTCCTGGAGCTATTCAGACACCAATTAATAAAGATGCGTGGGAAACTCCGGAAGCAATGAATGATTTGATGAAGCTTATTCCATACAACAGAATTGGTCAGCCTGAAGATGTAGGGAATTTGGCCGCATTTTTAGCCAGCGATTTGGCTGATTATATTTCTGGAACCAGTATTTTCATAGACGGTGGAATGACCAGTCTTGAAAGCTTCTCAAACGGTGGATAA
- the mqo gene encoding malate dehydrogenase (quinone), with product MPHTITNRTPKPKYDVVLIGGGIMSVTLATLLHEFDPNLDIAIFERLGRFAKESTAAWNNAGTGHSAFCELNYTPENEDGSIDISKAEKIAEQFEISKQFWSYLVDKKYIQNPQEFINSCAHMSLVFGEKDAEYLRKRHDALINSPLFSEMEFSTDHDTLREWIPLVMSKRNQSEVLAATKMDLGTDVNFGSLTRKMGRHLVEDSHVEVFLYHEVKDVDPREDGKWEMKVKDRIKSHKQEVVADFVFIGAGGYALPLLDSSDIKESEGYGGFPVSGQWLVTHNQELVAQHQAKVYTQATVDAPPMSVPHLDLRIIDGKKALLFGPFAGFSTKFLKEGSYLDLPESVNTKNLRSLFGAWWHNLPLTKYLVQQVAMTKAQRIQHLREFIKDANEEDWELKVAGQRVQIIKKDDKLGGKLEFGTEVVVNDKGTIASLLGASPGASTAVFAMLNVLEKCFPEKLKGEWRDKLMEMIPSYGQKLSENPELAKKTRAYSKEKLELKH from the coding sequence ATGCCACATACAATTACAAACAGAACACCCAAGCCAAAATACGATGTAGTATTAATCGGCGGCGGAATTATGAGCGTAACGCTAGCAACTTTACTTCACGAATTTGATCCCAATTTAGATATTGCTATTTTTGAAAGACTGGGAAGGTTTGCCAAAGAAAGTACCGCTGCATGGAACAATGCGGGAACAGGGCATTCTGCATTCTGTGAACTCAATTATACACCCGAAAATGAAGATGGAAGTATAGATATTTCAAAAGCTGAAAAAATTGCAGAACAGTTTGAAATTTCAAAGCAGTTCTGGTCTTATTTGGTTGACAAAAAATACATTCAGAATCCTCAGGAGTTTATCAATTCTTGTGCGCACATGAGTTTGGTTTTTGGGGAGAAAGATGCAGAATACCTTCGCAAAAGACATGACGCACTCATCAATTCGCCTTTGTTTTCGGAAATGGAATTTTCTACCGATCATGATACATTGAGAGAATGGATTCCTTTGGTGATGAGCAAAAGAAATCAGTCTGAAGTTTTAGCAGCTACAAAAATGGATCTCGGAACCGATGTAAATTTTGGTAGTCTTACCCGAAAAATGGGTCGACATTTGGTAGAAGATTCTCATGTGGAAGTTTTCTTATATCATGAAGTGAAAGACGTCGATCCCAGAGAAGATGGAAAGTGGGAAATGAAAGTAAAAGACCGCATCAAAAGTCATAAACAGGAAGTTGTTGCAGATTTTGTTTTTATAGGAGCAGGAGGTTACGCATTACCATTACTCGATAGCTCAGATATTAAAGAAAGTGAAGGATACGGAGGCTTTCCTGTCTCCGGACAGTGGCTGGTTACCCATAATCAGGAATTAGTAGCACAACATCAGGCAAAAGTTTATACGCAGGCAACAGTTGATGCACCTCCAATGTCTGTTCCGCATTTAGATTTAAGAATAATTGATGGTAAGAAAGCATTACTTTTCGGGCCTTTTGCAGGATTTTCAACGAAATTTTTGAAAGAAGGAAGCTATCTCGATTTACCGGAAAGTGTCAATACAAAAAATCTTCGCTCATTATTCGGAGCTTGGTGGCATAATCTTCCTTTAACAAAATATCTGGTTCAGCAGGTTGCGATGACGAAAGCTCAGAGGATACAGCATTTAAGAGAGTTTATAAAAGATGCAAATGAAGAAGACTGGGAATTGAAAGTTGCCGGACAACGGGTGCAAATCATTAAAAAAGACGATAAATTAGGCGGTAAATTAGAATTCGGAACCGAGGTTGTCGTTAATGATAAAGGAACTATTGCTTCCCTTTTGGGAGCTTCTCCGGGAGCATCAACTGCAGTTTTTGCTATGCTAAATGTTTTAGAAAAATGTTTTCCTGAAAAACTTAAAGGAGAATGGAGAGATAAATTAATGGAAATGATTCCTTCATACGGACAAAAATTATCCGAAAATCCTGAATTGGCAAAAAAAACCAGAGCGTACAGCAAAGAAAAATTGGAGCTTAAGCATTAA